One part of the Bacillus sp. FJAT-27916 genome encodes these proteins:
- the rnmV gene encoding ribonuclease M5 produces MKIKEIIVVEGKDDTVAIKRALDADTIETNGSAINEETLDKIRLAQKVRGVIVFTDPDFPGERIRHIITQNVPGCQHAFLPKHLAIHKTGKGLGVEHASPEAIREALSNAKQMEEEQVEVISKEDLMMFGLIGGSDSADKRERLGKYLNIGYANGKQLYARLKMFGITKEEFLHAIEQINGVETNE; encoded by the coding sequence ATGAAAATCAAGGAAATCATTGTGGTAGAAGGGAAAGATGACACGGTTGCCATCAAGCGGGCACTTGATGCAGACACGATTGAAACAAATGGGTCTGCGATTAATGAGGAGACCTTGGATAAAATACGGCTCGCCCAGAAGGTGCGCGGTGTCATCGTCTTCACGGACCCAGATTTTCCTGGGGAGCGGATTCGCCATATCATCACGCAAAACGTACCAGGCTGTCAGCACGCCTTCTTGCCTAAGCATCTGGCCATTCATAAAACGGGCAAGGGACTCGGGGTGGAGCATGCATCACCAGAGGCCATAAGAGAAGCCCTCTCTAATGCCAAGCAGATGGAAGAGGAGCAAGTCGAAGTCATCAGCAAAGAGGATTTGATGATGTTTGGGCTTATTGGGGGCAGTGATTCGGCGGATAAGAGAGAAAGGTTAGGAAAATACCTGAATATCGGGTACGCTAATGGGAAGCAGCTATATGCAAGGCTGAAGATGTTTGGAATCACAAAGGAAGAATTTCTACACGCAATTGAACAGATAAATGGAGTGGAAACAAATGAATAA